AAGGCGGTACCCGCGGCATTCAATTCATTGGCGTTTCCCCCGTCCAACAGGTACATCACATAGGGTTCCACGGTCACGGGGGCGGTTTTGATGCTGCCGTAAACTCCGTAGAACGTCTGTTGCTCCCGATTCGACGGAGCAAAGGCGGGACTGCTGCCGGTGTTCGTACCATATACTTTCGGAGAGGCCGCCCAGAAATCTACCCGAACCGGGGCCGCCACATAGGTCACGCGAAGTCCATCAAAGCTTCGCCCGACATTGTTCCAGCCGAAATGCCCCACCAAGCGATGCTCGCCGAACGCCAGCTCCTGCCGGCCCAGGATCAGGCTGGTAGGGCCCACGTTCTTGATGCTCACGTAACCCTGGTGCAGATCCAGGAGGTTGTCGTTGGACACGGTCGAGACCTCGCCCCCAAAAATACGAGCGTCCTGGATCTGGATGAACGCAGCGACATCCGGCGTTATCTCGTAGTTCAGGTGAAGACGGATTCTCGAGGCGATGTAACTCAACGTATCGTTGGCGTCCTTGTTGAAATCCGCGTTGTCGCGAAACTCGTAGCGTTCCCGGACCTCGCCGCCAATCGTGACGGCCTGGACGTCAAGCGCGCCGTATGCGCGCGGCGCCTCGGTCCCGAGAACCGCAAGTGCGGTTAACGCGGCTGAGGCGAGATTTCGCACTGCTCTTCGCATCGTGTTTCCCTCCTTCGGGTTCAAGTGGACATCGCTCTCGTCCGTACACATATCGTTTCGTTCCGCCAAACACCGGTTTGAATAGCTTCCGGTCGCGTAACCCGCTACGACGCCTTGGCCAAGGAGACATCGGTTCCCGTGGCCCGGGGCAGCAGGTCAGCCAACGGGCGAGCATACTGGTCCAACAATTCGTACGTCCGGCGGTAGCGCTCGATCTCTCCGGGCGCGCGGGTTTTTTTCCCGTAATAGAGCCCGAGCAGCGGCGTGCGGGCGATCAGAACCTTGTCGTCGAACAGCACGAAGTTGGTAACCATCTCCACACCTTCTCGTCCCGAGAAAGCCACGTCTTCGTGCAAGACGACGCGCACCGCGATGCCGTCGTCCTGTTGGTGCCGAATGGTTCTGAGCACGTCGGAATCTTCCAGGTCTCCCCGGCGCAATACGAAAATCCTCGCGATGGCCACACCGCGATCGCGCGTCCGCACCTGGTCCTCGTAGTACTTGCGCTTTTGCACCTTGCCGAGCCAATCCGTGACGTCGACCGAATTCACGGCGCGGATCTCCCGGGTGCATCGTCCCAGGCACTGGCTGGCTTCAAAGTAGTACTCGCCCTCGGTCAGTGGAATCGCGCCGTCCCCCAGTAACACGAGCACTTGATGGGTCGTGTCGAGGACGGATCGGCTCTTGACGATGGCCTCGGGATCTTCGACGCGGTCCAACGCCGACTCGATTCGGTGCGCACGCATCACCGCTTCGAGAGTCCGAGTCTCCGCGGCGCGCAGCCGGTCGAGAATTAGATGCACGGCCAACGTCAGGAGCACGCCGACGCCGAAGAGGACGTAGGCTTCGCGCTCGAGACTGAGCACGAAGTGAAACAGCAGCGCCAATCCGGCCGCGACCAGGAACTCGATGAGTGTCCGCATCTCCTCTCCGTTGTTTTCGAATGGGAAGAGCAAACGATGTGCCTGAAGAATCCCGCGTCAGGCGGTCAGGCCAGGACCGCAACAACAGATTCGTCGAACAGAAGTGTCGGTGGCGAACAAATCGGTACGGAGCGGGTTGTGGTGCGGAGGAATACAGCGAAGAGCGATGGTTGGTTCGGGGACGAGCCTCTTGCTAAGCGGTCTGCCTGGTCCTGCCCAACGCCGCTCTGCGGAGCACCGCGGCGGCAATCGCTCCCAGCGGCAGTACCTCGTCCACCACGCCGCGAGCAATGGCTTCCGCCGGCATCCCGAACACCACCGACGTGGCCTCGTCCTGGGCGATGGTTGCGGCTCCCGCTCGTTTGAGTTCCACCATGCCTTGCGCGCCGTCGTCGCCCATTCCGGTCATGATGACGCCCACCGCGTTGGGCCCGGCCACCTGCGCCACCGACCGAAACAGCACGTCCACGCTGGGCCGATGCCGCGCCACGAGCGGCCCGCCCGTCACCTGGACCGCGTAGGAATCACCGCAGGCGACGAGCACGAGGTGTCGATTACCCGGCGCGATGAGGGCTCGCCCCGGAGTGACCCGATCCCCGTGTTGGGCTTCCCGCACTTCGATCCGGCACGACCGATCCAGGCGATCCGCCAACGCTCTGGTAAAGCGCTCGGGCATGTGCTGGACGATGACGAGGCCCGGCGAATCGGCCGGAAGCGCCTGGAGGAGCTCTCTGAGCGCGTCGGTCCCGCCGGTGGACGCGCCCACGGCCACGACCGGGTCCGTGATGGAGGCCGGGCGGGGGCCGCCGGCCGCGGGGATCACCGCATCCGCGCTCAACTTCGGTGGAACGCGCCGCCCCGCGCCGATCGGCGCGCCCACGCGAGCCAGCGCGGCCGCGCGCACCGCATCGACGAAGAGCACCGCCGATTCCTCGAAGAACTCGCGAAGCCCCAGTTTGGGTTTCGTGACGATCTCCACCGCGCCCTCTTCCATCGCGAGCACCGCAGCCTCGGTGCCGGCTCCGGTGAAGCTCGAACAGATCACGACCGGAATCGGGTCTTCGGTCATGATCTTATGGAGAAAGGTCAATCCGTCCATGCGCGGCATTTCCAGGTCCAGGACGATCACGTCCGGACGGACGCGAGCCATCTGGTCCATCGCGACGAAGGGATCCGCCGCCGCGGTCACGGCCACTCCGCGCTCGCGCGACAAGATCGCGGTGATGAGTTGACGGACCACGGCGGAGTCGTCCACGACCAGCACCCGCAGCGGCCGCCCTTCAGCCGCAGGGTTTCGAGACGCCGGCCGGCCGCGTGCGACCACTACGCCGCCTCCAGGGTCTCGGCATCCGCCCGCACGTAGACGGTCGGCCCCACGGCCCGCAGTCGGTCGGTGAGCCCGGTGGCGCTTTCGACCTGGCCCAGAATCAGGTACCCGCCGGGCGCCAGATACCCCATCAAGCGATCCACCACCCGCGCCTTGGCCCCGGCGTCGAAGTAGATCAGCACATTTCGGCAGAAGATCACGTCGAACGGCCCGCCCACGGGATACACCTCGTTGTTGAGATTCACGCGAGCGAACCGCAGCAGCGCGCGGATCGACGGTGCGGCCTTCATCCGACCTCGCTGACCGGCGACCCCTTTGAGCATGTACGCCTTCAGAAACTTCTCGGGGATCTCGTGTTTCTGGTCCAGCGACCACACGCCCACGCGCGCCGCTTCCAAGGCCCGCACGGACAAGTCGGTGGCCAAAATCTCCACGTCCCATCCCGCCGCGGCCGGGAACCGGTCCTCCGCCACCATCGCCAACGAGTAGACCTCTTGGCCCGTGGCGCACGCCGCACTCCACATTCGAATGGTCCGCGAGCGCAGGCCCGCCGCAGCCATGCGGTCCCAGCGTGGGAAGACCACGTCCCGCAGGAACTCGAAGTGTTGCGGTTCGCGAAAAAAATGCGTTTCGTTGGTGGAGACCGCGTCGAACAGACTGATCTCCTCGGCTTTATCCCCCTGGACGAGGCGCCGGAAGTACTCGCCGTAGCTTGACAGTTCGAGATCACGCAGGCGTCTGGCGAGGCGCGCGGCGAGCAACTCCTTCTTGGCGGGACCAAGTTGGATTCCCGAATGCTCGTAGATGTAGGTGCGAAATCGTTCGTACTCCAAGTCGGTCATCGGCGGAATGGCCGGATCCGGCCCGACCGATGCGGAGGAGGGATCGGACATCAGACGCCCGCGGGCGTCGACAACACGCGGTCGATATCCAAGATCAGCACGAACCGTGCGCCGATCTTGCCCAACCCCTTGAGCAAATCGCCTCGGATCGGCGTCCCGAATTCAGGCGGTGGTTCCACGTCGCCGGGAGCCAACACCTTCACCTCGCTGACGGAGTCCGCCATGATGCCGGCAACGGTGTGGTCGCCGTTCACCAAGGCCTCGACGACCACCACGCAGGTCCGATTCGTGATCGCGCCGCTCGGCACCCCCAACTTGACCGCGAGGTCGATCACCGGGACCACGCTGCCGCGCAGATTGATCACGCCTCGCACCCAGGCCGGCATGGTCGGCACCGTAGTCAGCGTGGGATCGTACCTGATGATCTCCCTGACCTTCAGGATGCTGACCGCGTACTCCTCCCCCGCCAGCGTGAAGGTCAGATACTGTGCCGTCTCGGCCGCTGCTTGTTCCGTGTCCACGCCCTGTCTGCCTATAGCCTCATGGACGGTCTGCTAGAAGCGCTCGAAATCGGGGTCCGTGTCAGCTGGTACAAGGGCCAAATTGCCGCGCGCGGCGGCTCTGGGCGTACGGTGATCGGCCTGCCCGACCCGATCCGGACCACGCGGGGTCTCACCGGTTCTGCGCTCCGGAGGAACGTCGCCCGCTCTCCCGTCGCGGAAGAACGCCACCAGGCGCTGAAGCGCCTCGGCTTGCGAGGTCATCTCGTCGGCGGTCGAGGCCAGTTCCTCGGCCGCGGAGGCATTGCGCTGAGTCACCTTTTCGACCTGCGTCATCGCGCGGCTGATCTGCGCCACCCCCGCGGACTGCTCCTGCGAGGCCGACGCGACCTCCTGGACCAGCGTGGCGGTTCGACGGATGGCGGGAACCAGTTCGGCGAGCAACTGGCCCGCTCGCTCAGCGACCTTGACGCTGGATCCCGCGAGCGCGCCGATCTCTTTGGCCGCCTCTTGGCTCCGCTCCGCGAGCTTACGCACCTCCGTCGCCACCACCGCGAACCCCTTGCCGTGCTCGCCCGCGCGCGCCGCCTCGATCGCGGCGTTCAGCGCAAGCAGGTTGGTCTGGTAGGCGATCTCCTCGACGATGGAGATCTTCTCCGCGATCGCCTTCATCGCCTCGACGGTCTCCCGCACCACGCGTCCGCTCTCGTCGGCGTCCCCCGCTCCCTTTACGGCCATCTGCTCCATCTGACGGCTGTTCTCCGCGTTCTGGGTCACCGACGCGCTCATCTGCTCCAAACTCGACGTCACTTCCTCCACCGACGCCGCCTGCTCGCTGGTGCCCTGCGACAGCGTCTGCGAAGAGGCCGCCACCTGCGAGGCGGCGGTAGACAACGCACTCGCGCCCGACCGGACCTGCCCGATGACGTGGGTCAATCGCGCGACCATCCGTCGAATCGCGTGAGCCATCTGACCGACCTCGTCGGCGGACGACACGGTGATCCGCTGACTGAGGTTTCCCTCGGCCAGGCCGTTGGCCGCCACCGTCGCCTCCGTGATCCCGCGCGCGATGCTGCGGGAGAACCACCACGCCAAACTGAACCCAACCGCGAGAGACAGCACAACGAGGCCCGACAGCACGATGGTGGCCTTTCCCACCACCCCGCTCAGGGCCCGTTGTTCCTCCCCCGCGCGTTGGATCTGGAGGATCATCAACCGATCGAGCGCCTGAACCGCGCGCCGATCCAGTGGGCCCAATCGCTCGGTCCGCCACTTCGCCGCGTCAACGGTCCGGCCGGCGCGGGCCAGCTCGAACCAGTGCGGCCGGGCCTGGAAATACGCGGACAACACGTTGTCCCACTCCTTGAGCGCCTCCTGCTCGTCGCGCGAACGGGCCCCGGCCGCGTACGCCGTCACGGCAATCTGGGTCTGGTCCTGCCATCGGGCTTCATCGGACGCGATTTTAGCGCGAGCATCTTCGCTCGAGACCACGAACTGCGGCAGCGCGTAGCGGAGTTCCCACAGGCCGCGTTCGACTTGCGCCAGGGTCACCGACGCCGCGACCCGATCGGTGTACAGCTCGTTGAACGCCGACCACAACCTCGCCGTGTCGCGCCATCCCGTGAGCCCCACCACGCCGAGCAGGAAGAGCACGGTCCCAAAACCCAGGAAGAGTTTCCCGCCGATCCCGATTCTCATCACCCCGTTCCTCCCCATGCCCGGCGACCGCCTGGGCGTCGCGGCCGCTTCACGCTGCCGCCGACGGCAACGCGGTGTGCACGCATCTCAGCACGCTCGGCACATCCACGATCAGCGCCACGCGACCGCTCCCCAGGATGGTCGCACCCGAAATCCCACGCGCCCCGCGACACAGCCCGCCGAGCGGCTTGATCACGGCTTGTCGCTCGCCGTAGAGCGCGTCGACGACGAATCCCGCGCGGCTTCCCTGGTCCCGTACCACCACCAGGCTTTCACGCCGCGGCGGCGGACCCGTTCGGCCGAAGAACTCGCGCAGCCGAAGGTACGGCAAGGCTTCGCCGCGCAGATCGATTACGCCGAACGCCTCGCCGCGACCGCGCGCGTCGGACGGCAATTCGAGACATTCGGCCACCGCTCCGAGGGGAATGACGAACGTGTCGTCCGCCACGCCGACCGCAAACCCCTCGATCATCGCGAGCGTGAGCGGGAGACGAATCGTAATTCGCGTTCCCGCGTCCCTGCGACTCTCTACCGACACGGACCCACGCAGCGCGTCCACGTTCTTCCGCACCACGTCCATGCCCACGCCGCGGCCCGACAACTCCGTGACGGCTTCGGACGTGGAGAACCCGGGTTCAAAGATCAAGCGAAGCGTTTCCTGATCGGAACCGGTTTGGTGATCCGCAATCAGTCCCTTGGCTCTTGCCACTTTGAGAATCTTGCCGCGGTCGAGCCCCGCTCCATCATCCTCCATTTGAACCATCAGGTGGCCGGCCTGATGAAACGCGCGCAGGGTCACCCGGCCCTCGGCGTCTTTCCCCTTGCGGGTGCGAACCGTGGGCGGCTCGATCCCGTGGTCGAGGGCGTTTCGAATCATGTGGGTGATGGGGTCCCTGAGGGACTCGATAATGGTGGTGTCCACTTCTGCGTCCTCGCCTTCGATCACCAACCGTACCGACTTGCCGAGGGACTGACTGATGTCGCGCACCGTGCGATGAAATTGTCGGAACAGCGGCCCCACCGGCACCATGCGCACCTTGAGAATTACCTCTTGGAGGTCGCTGAAGAGCCGCTCCACCTGTCGGTGGCCTTCGAGCACTTCGTCGCCGAATACGGTTGCGGATCCCTGCAGCGATTGGCGCAGGCGTCCTTGGGCGATCGCGATCTCACCGGTGAGATCGAGGAGGCGGTCGAGCTTTCCGATATCGACCCGCAGGGTCCGGCTCCGTCTCAATCCCTGGTGCGCATCGTCCGGTACGCCCTCGACCGGCCGTGAGCGGCCCGCGTCCGGCTCCGGAGTCTGACCCTCCGCAAGCGCCTGCCGGGAGACGGCGTGCTGCGCGGATGCGTCGCGAAACCGGCCCAGAAGATCACCGTGGGCGAGGTCCAAATCGTCGCGACCGGTCGGCGCGATCAAGACCATCCGGCGAAGCGCGTCCACGCCGCGAAGGAGCAGCGAAACCAAGTCGGCGGTCACGGGAAGCGTCCGGCTGCGAAATCGCTGGAGCACGTCCTCCATCGCGTGGGCGAACTCGGACACCTTGGGAAAGTCGAGCGTCGAAGCGTTCCCCTTCAGCGTGTGAGCGCACCGGAAGATGGTCTGAATGAGGTCCTCATCGCCCGGGCGGCCTTCCAGTGCGACCAGCGCCTCTTCCATCTCGGTGAGGCGTTCGTCCGACTCGACTAAAAAGGTTTGAAGCACCGCCTTGCGGAGTTCGGCGTCTGGTCCGTCGGACGGCAAATCGGAAGATCGCGCGGGCTCAGCCATCCCGTTTCGCTCAGCGGATGGCGGCTGAACAAGCCGCCCTCGACGGTGGGTGGTCCATCACCATGGGATTCGGAACATCGTGAAGATAGCACACGACCGGATCGCGTCAACACGCGGGAAAACGCGTCGGGGGAAGCCCTGGACAGGGTTTCCCCCGATCATCACCGAACCCGCTTGCATGGACCGGCTCGCTCCATCGAGCCGTCCCAGATCCGAGCGTGTCCTCCGTTCCGCGCGTTAGGCCTCCTTCTCCGCGACGACGGAAGGACCTCCATCATCGCCTGCACTGGAGGAGTCGAGACCTCGTCGGCTTATCCCCGACTGTTGGGTTCGGTGGCTTCGGCTTCCTGCTTGAACACCAGGTGCATCCGCGGATACGCCGCTGCGTCGGGGGTCTCGGACGCTACAGGGCGCCTTCGCCGGTCTCGCCCGTCCGAATGCGGATCGCTTCGCCCACGGGATTGACGAAAATTTTCCCGTCGCCGATGCTGCCGGTTTTCGCCGCGCGCACGATCGTCTCGACGGCGCGTTGGACCAGATTGTCGGGGATCACGATCTCAACCTTGACCTTCGGCACGAACTCGACCACGTATTCCGCCCCGCGATAGACCTCTTTGTGGCCCTTTTGCCGGCCGAAGCCTTTGACTTCGGTTACGGTCATCCCGTGCACGCCGAGATCCGTGAGGGCCGCCTTGACCTCGTCGAGCTTGAAGGGTTTGATGATCGCTTCGATTTTTTTCATAGCGGCGCCCCCGTCCGGAGATTATTCACCCGAGTACGCTCGTTCTTCGTGTTGACTCAGGTCAAGGCCTCGATGTTCGTCCTCGACCGGCACACGTAACCCCACCACCGCATCCACGATCTTCAGAAGAATCAGCGAGCCCACGAATGTAAAGACGGCCGTCACAACCGCCGTCACCGCCTGAACCCCCAACTGGCCGGGATTTCCGAACAACAGCCCCTTCACGCCCACCGACGCCAACAAGCCCGTTGCCAGAATCCCGATGATGCCCCCGACGCCGTGAATGCCCACCACATCGAGCGAGTCGTCATACCCCAATCGTCCCTTGGCCACGACCGAGAAATAACACGCAGCGCCAGCCGCCAGCCCCACGACCAGCGCGGAAAACGGTCCGAGGTACCCGGCGCCCGGCGTAACGGTGGCAAGCCCGGCGATCACGCCGCTTGCCATGCCCAGTACGGTGGGTTTCCCGCGTTGCAGCCACTCGGCGGTCATCCAGGAAATCGCCGCGGCGGAGGCCGCGACGTGGGTGGCCGTAAACGCCACCGCCGCCGTGGTGTTCGCGCCCAGCCCGCTGCCCGCGTTGAACCCGAACCAGCCGAACCACAGCAGGCCGGTCCCGAGCAAGGCCATCGGCAGGTTGTGGGGCGCCATGTTGACGGTTCCATAGCCCTTGCGGGCTCCCAACACCAACGCACACGCCAGCGCGCTGGCGCCTGAACTGATGTGGACCACGGCGCCGCCCGCAAAATCCACCGCCCCCATCTTGGCCAGCCAGCCGCCCCCCCACACCCAGTGCGCCAGCGGGGAGTAAATGAACAGCGACCACAGCACCGTGAACAGGATGACGGCTGAAAAGCGCATCCGTTCGGCAAACGCGCCCGTGATCAGGGCCGGGGTAATGGCCGCGAACATCAATTGAAAGAGCATGAATACTTGGTGGGGAATGGTGGGCCCGTAGGTCGGATGCGGGTCGGTTCCCACGGTCTGCAACCCGGCCCACTCCAGGCTGCCGATGAGCCCGCCTCGGTCGGGTCCGAACGCCAAGCTGTACCCGGCGAGAATCCACACCAGCGTCACCACGCAGAGAATCATGAAGCACTGCATGATGGTACCGAGCACGTTTTTGGTCCGGACCAGCCCGCCGTAGAACAAAGCGAGACCCGGAGCGGTCATCAGCAGAACGAGCGCGCTCGACATCAACATCCACGCGGTATCGCCGGAATCAATCACCGGTGGGGTGGGCGCCTGGGCCTCCTGCGCCCAGGCGAGTTCCGGCCAGACCAGTGCGAGGGCGCCACACGCTCCCGACACCATCCATACCCTGGACCGCGGCACGTCGATCATGAGGAGTCTCCTCGTCAAGAGTTCCGCGTTCGACAATTTTGTCAGTGACCGTGGCCCGGTATACTGTCACAACACGAGGGCGGGGTCAACAGGCATGCGACAACGGGTGCGGAAAGTGGCGCGAAGGGGTGGGCCGGAACCCGGCGAGGAGCGGATCGAGGGAGCCGGGGGCCCTTCCGGGAGGAGATGCTATAGCGGGAGCGGGCTTCGGCTGGTGCCCGGTTCGGGATTGGGCGCCAACTCCAGCGCGTCCACCCGTTCCCATGTCGGCCCGGCTTCGTCCCGTTGTCGGTCGGCGGCAAGGGTGTCGAACGCGCGGGTCAACAGCGTGGCGGCATCGCCCCACCGCCGGGGGGCGTTCAGCATCACCAACAGCACGTCACCCTGCTCACGCACGACGCGCGCGATGAGACAGCGCCCCGCGCCCCGAGTGAACCCCGTTTTCACGCCCACCATGCCTTCGAACGTGGCCATCAACCGGTTGGTCGTCCGAAACGGATAGACTCGTCGGCCGTCAACGGTCACCAGCTTCCCTCCGCGCAGCTTGACCGCTTCGGCAAACGCCGGACGTTCCTGTGCAGCGGCGGCGAGCCGCGCAAGATCCTGCGCCGAGGAGTGATGCCCCGGCGCGTCAAATCCGCAGGCGTTGGCGAAATGCGTCTCGGTCAACGCCAACGCCTCCGCGTAGCGATTCATCTTGTTCACGAACGCGGTCTCCGTTCCCCCGATGGCTTCGGCCACGGCCCGGCACGCGTCGTTCGCGGAGGTGACCAACATCGTCTGAATGAGATCTCCCAGTCGGAACCGCTGCCCGGCCCGCAGCCGCAGCCGATGACCCGTGGCGCGGGCCGCGTGGCGGCTGATCGTCACCTCGGCGTCGGGGTCCCCTTCGTCGATCGCGATCACCGCAGTCATCACCTTGGTCAGGCTCGCCGGCGCCAACCGAGCGGTCGAGTTGGATTCGTACAGGACCCTGCGCTGTTCGAGGTCCACGAGCAAGAGACCCTTCGCGCGGACTTTGGGCCACACCGCAGGCTCCTCGGCCCATCCCGCCGCGGCCGATCCCCACAGCATGGCCGCGCCGACCACCGCCGTCCACCCGACACCCGGTTGCTTCAACCTTCACCCCCAGCCGCCGATAATTGGGCGAAACTATAATGGAAGGCGTTCGGATCGTCAACGTGTGGTGGTCCACGGGGGAGGAAACCGTTTCGACCGAATCAGTCCCAGCTTGGCTGCGCGATACGTCAGCGCGGTCACCAAGCACCCGACGCCGTACACCACGCTGCGCCGGAAATTGATCGACGAGGATTCGGCCGTGTATTTGGTGGGGCAACTCACCTCCCCGATGGCGTGTCCGCCCCACAAGATCTGCGCGAGCATTTGGTTGTCGAACACGAAATCATTCGAGTTGTCCTCCATCGGCAACGCTCTGAGCAGCGCCGCGGAAAACGCGCGATAACCCGTGTGGTACTCCGACAATTTCGCCCCCAACAAGAGATTCTGGAACAGCGTCAGCACGCGGTTCGAGAGGTATTTCCACGCCGGCATCCCGCCTTTCAGCGCATACCCGCCCAGAATTCGCGATCCCAACACGCAAGGATACAGGCCGTTGGCGATCATGGAGACCATCGCGGGGATCAGATGGGGCGTGTACTGATAGTCGGGATGGACCATCACCACGATGTCGGCCCCCGCGTCCAGGGCCAGCCGGTAACACGTCTTTTGGTTGGCGCCGTACCCGAGGTTGCGCGGGTGGCGATGGACCGTCACCCGATCCAGGGTTCGGGCCACCGCCACGGTGTCGTCGCGGCTGGCGTCATCCACCAGAATGATCCGGTCCACGATGCCTTGCTCCATGACCTCACGATAGGTGTCCTCGAGCGTGCGCGCCGCGTTATATGCGGGCATCACCACCACCACGTACCGAGACTTGTACACCCGTTACTCCACCCACAGCACGAGGCACTTGGCGCTGCCGCCGGCCTTGTGAAACTCGGAAAGATCCACGGGCCGTGGCGTCCACCCCGCCGCGCGCAACGACGCTTCCAGCGCCGCACACCCCGATTGCAGCACCACCTCGCGGCCCGCCACGATCGCGTTGCACCCGAAGCGCAACGCGTCGGCCTCGTCCACCGCAATGGCCTCGGGCACGAATTGGGCGATGACCCGCTGCCCGTACTCGTCGAACGCCGGCGGATAATACAACGCGCGCCGCTCGTCCAGCGGGCAGAAACAGGTGTCCAGGTGGTAGAAGCGCGGATCGATCAACTCGAGCGACAGTACCCGGCACCCGAGGATCGCGGCCACCGCCTGGTGGGACGTGACGTCGGAGCGGAGCCGGTACCCGGCGAACAACGTGTCGCCCAGCCAGAGGGCATCACCCTCGCCTTCAAAACAGGTCTGCTCCGGCAGCGTGTCGATCGCGTACCCGCGGGTTCGAAACCAGGCCTCGTAGGTGGGCTGCTCTCGCTGACGTTCGGGATGCAGGAAACGGCTGGCGATGAACCGGCGGTGCGCCACCATGCCCGCGTTCGCCGTGAACACCAAGTCGGGCAACCCCTTAACCGGCTCCAACAGGTCCACGTGGACGCCCAACCCGGCGGTCAGCAGATCGTACAGCGCGCGCCACTGTGCCCGAGCGCGGTCGGGGTCGGCCGGCCGGCGCACGTCCATCCACGGGTTGATTTCGTACTCGATGCCGTAGTAGTCGGGAGGGCACATCAGCAGGGAGCGCCCGTGCGTCATCCCGCGTTGGCGCTCGTTGATGACGGCTCGGACAGGGCCTCGACCAGCGTGCGCAGGAACGGCTCCACGTCCGTGACCAAGCCCATGGCTTGAAAACTCCCGCGGTCGGCCAATTTGGTCACCACCGCCGGGTTGATGTCGACGCAGATGACCTTGACCGACGCCGGCAGAATGTTGCCGGTGGCGATCGAGTGCAGGGTGGTCGCGATCAGGATCGCCACGCTCACGCCGCGGATCTTCTCGCGCATCGCATCCTGCGCCCGCACCGCATCGGTGATGACGTCGGGCAGCGGCCCGTCGTCTCGAATCGATCCGGCCAACACGTAGTCCACGCCGCGGGTCACGCACGCGTGCATAATCCCGCGGGAGAGCAGCCCGCGTTCAACCGCCTGCCGGATGCCCCCGGCCCGGCGTATCGCATTGATCGCGCGCAGGTGGTGTTCGTGACCCTCTTTGACCGGCACGCCCGCGTCCAAAGACATGCCCAGCGACGTGCCGAAGAGCGCCTGCTCGATGTCGTGCGCGGCCAACGCGTTGCCCGCAAAGAGCACCTGCACATACCCCGCCTTGATCAAGCGCTCCAGGTGTCCTCCCGACCCGGTGTGGATCACCGCCGGTCCCGCCACCACCAACACCTTCTGGCCCGCGGAACGGGCGGTCTTGATGTGCCGGGCCATTTCGCGGATGACCACGGCTTTGGGCTTTTCGGATGACACGCTGCTGGCCATGAACTCAAACACGTTGCGTTCGGGGGAGCGGTCGATCGGCGCGACCTTGACCCCGGCGTGGCCCACCACCACGAGGTCGTCGCGCCGCACCCGGTGCATGGGAAGGGTGAAGGCCCGCCCGGACGCAGGGTCAAACCCGATCCCGCAGTCCATCTCCGGGTGCTCGACCGGGATCCACGCGCCCTGGCGCCGGATCCAGGTGTCGAAGTGCGTGGTGCAGTAGAACCCGTCCGGAAACGCGCCGTCGCAGTCCGCCCGAACCAGGAGCGCGTCTTCCCCGTGGACCGGGATCGCGCCGTGTTGGCCGATGCGACCCAGGAT
This sequence is a window from Nitrospirota bacterium. Protein-coding genes within it:
- a CDS encoding alginate export family protein, which produces MRRAVRNLASAALTALAVLGTEAPRAYGALDVQAVTIGGEVRERYEFRDNADFNKDANDTLSYIASRIRLHLNYEITPDVAAFIQIQDARIFGGEVSTVSNDNLLDLHQGYVSIKNVGPTSLILGRQELAFGEHRLVGHFGWNNVGRSFDGLRVTYVAAPVRVDFWAASPKVYGTNTGSSPAFAPSNREQQTFYGVYGSIKTAPVTVEPYVMYLLDGGNANELNAAGTALLSPITSPAARGQNRVTVGLRADGKAANEAIDYTGEAAYQTGSMDARGTTPESDISAHAFVLKAGYTAPVAMKPRIGVEYDRASGDSDSSDEKFETFENLFPTNHPFYGVMDYVGWRNMQDLRLSLSAKPSATTGVSLDYHKFSLAEEGDNWYAASGAVFRTTPANNAESDLGQEIDLVVYMMVKEKVRIEGGYGRFMPGDYVDVNFPTATDASDWFYLQVGASF
- a CDS encoding chemotaxis response regulator protein-glutamate methylesterase; the encoded protein is MVARGRPASRNPAAEGRPLRVLVVDDSAVVRQLITAILSRERGVAVTAAADPFVAMDQMARVRPDVIVLDLEMPRMDGLTFLHKIMTEDPIPVVICSSFTGAGTEAAVLAMEEGAVEIVTKPKLGLREFFEESAVLFVDAVRAAALARVGAPIGAGRRVPPKLSADAVIPAAGGPRPASITDPVVAVGASTGGTDALRELLQALPADSPGLVIVQHMPERFTRALADRLDRSCRIEVREAQHGDRVTPGRALIAPGNRHLVLVACGDSYAVQVTGGPLVARHRPSVDVLFRSVAQVAGPNAVGVIMTGMGDDGAQGMVELKRAGAATIAQDEATSVVFGMPAEAIARGVVDEVLPLGAIAAAVLRRAALGRTRQTA
- a CDS encoding protein-glutamate O-methyltransferase CheR, translated to MSDPSSASVGPDPAIPPMTDLEYERFRTYIYEHSGIQLGPAKKELLAARLARRLRDLELSSYGEYFRRLVQGDKAEEISLFDAVSTNETHFFREPQHFEFLRDVVFPRWDRMAAAGLRSRTIRMWSAACATGQEVYSLAMVAEDRFPAAAGWDVEILATDLSVRALEAARVGVWSLDQKHEIPEKFLKAYMLKGVAGQRGRMKAAPSIRALLRFARVNLNNEVYPVGGPFDVIFCRNVLIYFDAGAKARVVDRLMGYLAPGGYLILGQVESATGLTDRLRAVGPTVYVRADAETLEAA
- a CDS encoding chemotaxis protein CheW; translated protein: MDTEQAAAETAQYLTFTLAGEEYAVSILKVREIIRYDPTLTTVPTMPAWVRGVINLRGSVVPVIDLAVKLGVPSGAITNRTCVVVVEALVNGDHTVAGIMADSVSEVKVLAPGDVEPPPEFGTPIRGDLLKGLGKIGARFVLILDIDRVLSTPAGV
- a CDS encoding methyl-accepting chemotaxis protein; this encodes MRIGIGGKLFLGFGTVLFLLGVVGLTGWRDTARLWSAFNELYTDRVAASVTLAQVERGLWELRYALPQFVVSSEDARAKIASDEARWQDQTQIAVTAYAAGARSRDEQEALKEWDNVLSAYFQARPHWFELARAGRTVDAAKWRTERLGPLDRRAVQALDRLMILQIQRAGEEQRALSGVVGKATIVLSGLVVLSLAVGFSLAWWFSRSIARGITEATVAANGLAEGNLSQRITVSSADEVGQMAHAIRRMVARLTHVIGQVRSGASALSTAASQVAASSQTLSQGTSEQAASVEEVTSSLEQMSASVTQNAENSRQMEQMAVKGAGDADESGRVVRETVEAMKAIAEKISIVEEIAYQTNLLALNAAIEAARAGEHGKGFAVVATEVRKLAERSQEAAKEIGALAGSSVKVAERAGQLLAELVPAIRRTATLVQEVASASQEQSAGVAQISRAMTQVEKVTQRNASAAEELASTADEMTSQAEALQRLVAFFRDGRAGDVPPERRTGETPRGPDRVGQADHRTPRAAARGNLALVPADTDPDFERF